TCTTCTATTTGATTGCACTTTTCCCCTATTGATTCTTCTaattgattgcattgcacttctctctaTTGGTTTCTTCACTTTGATTGCTTCTCTCCCTATTGGTTCTGTTTGGTTGTTTGGTTCTCTCTCTCTGTCAATTCTTCTGTTTGATCACTTCTCTCTGATGGTTTCTTTTGTTTGCTTCTCCTTGATGATTCTTTGGTCTGAATTTTGTATGATTGCACTCTCTGTTGATTTTCTTATTGCCCGATTTTCTTCTGTCTGATTGATCTTCCCTCCCTATTGGTTCTTTTGTTTGGTTGCTCATGTCTCTATTTGTTCTTCTGCTTGGTTGCTTATCTCTCTATTTGGTTTGGTTATTTTCTCTGGTTtggattgatttgatttgatttggttcggtttggaacAATTTGGTTTGGTAAAGTTTGGACTGGATAAGTTTGGTTTGACTTGGTTTTGTTTGGACGTTCCTACTGGTGATGGATCTTGCTGCATTTTCAATGATGTCAACTCACTTTGGTTGCTGCTCTCTATTGGTTGTTTTGGTTTGATGtcttgtttgacaaactctcaaTGCTTCATGTCAAGGCATTGTGAGTTTGCGGGGAGATGTTAGATAATATGTTAgtgatttaataatataatgggCTTGTGGTTGTATTTGGGCTTTGGACATAATAGTAATTTAGTCTATTTATGTTTTCTATATATTCATAAGACAACTCATTGTATTCTAAGTCATTATAATGTAATTctatgaaaccctagccgtctcttTGTTATTGTCTTATTTTGTATATTTGATTCTAACATTCCGAACGACTGGGTTTTATACCAGAACGATACACCTCTTGTCAGTTTCAATTTTCTGCAAAAGTGAGTAAGGTTAGGGTTGCAAAGGGAGAAAACGAACGCATAGCTTGCATCTACATCAACAAATATCATCAACCTCTGATCAATTAGTAAGTTACTGTTATTATGCATTGTTATTAATTGTCATCcaattttcatcaattttcatttgcaTCGAAATTTCCTTGTTATCCATTGTTCATCTAAAAATTCATTGTTATTAAGTGATTAAATTGTTGATCATTCGTTTTTTAAGACAAGTGTTTCGTACTCATGATTCGTTTTGGAGGGATATGATGTGACTCTTTAGGTGTGGCCTCCTAACTTCTGGTGGTTTGTGCAGAAAACCCTTGtggttttatattttgttttttttttttgcttcaatTAATTATTAGGGATACCAATGTACCGAGTGCATTTAAGATATGGTTTCATGAATGTTAGTGTTATATGTGACCCATCCCTCCCAACAGAGAGAAgatattattttacattttataatGTCTTTACGCATtgcaataaaactcatacccgcgggtacccacccAAATCATATCCGCTTTGACGGGGAATActcgagttgactgggtttgggttcagGTTTGGGTTtttcccgatttcaaaagatgggtttggggcgggtaatggatacattgatacccacccgaacccgtccccgaacccgccccgcttatactaaaaattagatttcacttcttttaaattagaaacgcttaaacaatctcttaaattaggttcatatatttattttttattttaatttgagtattaaacaaaccatttgctctattttttttctttatttaaaaacatatttttgagaaaaaataatattgttgagAAAATTCATTGTTATTAAGTGATTAAATTGTAGCATAAACTCAAGCATATGTTGTAGATTTGTATTTCGTACTCTATGTGTTTGTAAAAATGTGCCAATGAAGATTGGTAATGCATATGCTTGAAATTGTGTGCAATATAATTCGTGAAAACGACTGAATTGGAATGGAATGCATAATGTATATGTTTGAGTTTGGAAATAACCATATATTGTTGAATTATTTTTGAtcatggtgttttttttttgtttagataTGGAACACAATATTGGAAGAAGTAGACTTGGTAGACCGAGTCAGGCACATTCTTCTGCTCGACGAGAGGCTACTGCCGGCAATCCTCTTGCTAAAAGAGGTCGTCGTAGACAAGGACAACCTCCGTCTCAAGGAACACATGATAATGAAACGGGGGGGTCAGGCGCAACACGATCACGTTCAAGACGACAACAAGTTGATGATGTTGACGTAGATACAGCTGAAGATGGGAATGTAAATGTTGGTCAATATTTGGCCGATGATGCAGACTGGcctgatgaagatgaagaaccaaCGGAACAACAAATGCAACAACAACCACCACATGCACCCAATTTGTAACCAGAGGATGGCTATCCGGGAGGACCTAGTAATTTTTCCTTATTAACGGAATACCACAAGCATTGAGCAATTCCGATATGGAATGCACAGCCTGATGACGAAAAggtatataaattattaattgcaTATGATTTATTacataattatttgtttttatgacTTGTTCTAAATTTATGTATTAATTTTCagattttgaagaaaactaTGCGGGCCATTACCAACGGAAAGAGGGTTATCAACCTTCCAAAAATGGATCGGAATGTGGACTGGTTTTGGAGAGCCATAGAAGCAACCGGCTTAGAGCCGCTAACGAGGACCAATTACAACATAATAGACCATGGGGTTCTCATTGCATTTCCCGAAAGATGGCATTCGGAGACCAGCACCTTTCACATACCAATAGGTGAGGTTGGCATCACATTGGATGACGTCCAATGTCTGTTACATATACCGATCGAGGGAAAGCTGTTGAACCACAGAAAGATATCCAGAGTTGAAGGAGTTGAACTTGTGAATACATATCTTGGAGTGCCTGAATCCaaatgttagaaattttttactGATACCCACGGTCCGCATATAACTTATGGAGAGCTAGCATTTGTGTATACTACAAGATGGGAGGAAGTTGACAAAGCTGTGAAATGAAAACCGACCGATGCATGAAATTACGGTGTTGAGGCAGCAGTGTATTAGggcttttttgttgtttttggtaTGCACTACCATTTTCAGCAACAAAAGCCAATTCTACGTCGACGTAGTTTATTTGAGCTACTTTCAAGATTTGTCAGAGGTGAATCAGTGGAATTGGGGTGTGGCTGCTTTAACATATCTGCAGCACTATTTGGATGATTCGTGCAAGGCGGGTGGTGGGCAAGTAGCCGGATACTTGTCCTTTTATCAGGTAAACAATTAGGAACATGTATTTTGGTTGtcatatattttcataattataCTTTTcgaaataatttaatttttttttgtagggatGGATAATGATGCACTTTCCATAAATGACTGTGTGGCGTAGAGATCCCAACTACAGAGAGGAGATGCCACATAATGCCACCTTCAGCACTGGACAAGGACATAGGGATCCTGTCCTGTATAGGCAATTTTTGGATAACATGCAGGtttatgattttgaattttgtccATACGATGGCCACCGCCATGTGAGACCGTTGATTGATGTTTGCTGGTTTTCTGGCTGGTTGAGGAGCGGGCCATTGAAGGCAAAACATTTACCTGAACGTGTGCTGCGACAATTTAGTCATGTTCAAGGCATTCCAAGAGACCCTGCTGTGGCTGCTCCAGCTGGGATGAGTTTGTTGCAGATTGATCGAGTGTTTATGGAAGAGGTTGAGATGAGAATGATTGACGAAGAAATGAGAGGACCGACTGTTGCGAGAGCATGGAATCATGTATTTGGCTATATATCACGGTTCTATAAAGTCTCCCATCCGATTATGCGTCTGATCGCTGCCCCGGAACCACCACCTAGACCAGCAAACTTAGAGGCGCTAATAGAGGAACATGAATCGCAGTCAATTCCTGATACTTTGGATATATGCCGCAATGTCAGAACCGAGCTACGACGCTCACTTGAAGCAAATGAGGCACTGCCAGGAACTCCGATTTATGAAACTGTGAACCGGGTGCTTGGGTTTGTCGAACCAGCATTTTTGTACCGATCAAGGCGCAGACTCCCGGGTAGAGGAAGATTTGACCCACATGATGCTGCAAGACGCTTTAACACTCAGTGATAGCTAGTTTGTGTGTATTTGAATTTAGTTTACTTTTCAATTTTGTAATGTGTTAAGTCACTTTGATTGGATTGTAATATGTATGGGACATCTaactttgatatatataatttcgTTCGTATCGTGTTTTGCGTATAAAACTGTGTATTTGAATTTATGTCTGATTTTTGGATGGATTATTAAAGTTTTACAGGTTTTTGAATTAAGTTATATAACATAACTTGGTTATAATATAAGTCAGAATTTTCTGATCATGTGTACCCACGAAATCTGCTTGTCTATCCACGAAACTAGTCTGCCACGAAGAAGCTTCCTGCGTACAATATTTAGTCCACGTCTTACAAGTCGGAGGTAATGGACAATGTTGCTTCAACTTAACATAGACAAAATGATCTGGAACCCCTCCGATACATAAAATCTTAGAATCCGGGTCTTTTGGAGGAGTGCCTCGCAATGGAAAAAAAGTTTCACTAGCTCCAGACCTTTCATTCTTAGTCAACAACACTACTACCTTGTTGAAGTAGGAGGCAATGATGTGGCCCATGTCTGGAAACGTTAACCACTTTTCTCTAGGTGCCATGCGCCGACTAGACCTTCTCGTTGGTGGAAAGAAAGCGtcatatatatattgataacGCTCCATAGAACCAAATATCGTCAAATATTCGTCCTTGTGCTTACCTAGCTCCTTTTGCAAGTTTAGTCTAATTAGCTCATAATCAGCTTGATTGTTGCGAGTATCCAAAGCAATAACACGAAATCCGCAGAAGCCATCACCATCGACATCAACTATATCCTCAATATGCGAATGCATGAACAATGGCGTTGCATCAAGAAATGGAATATGTCGATGCAAATCTTCGATTGGATTAACTTTACCGGTACGTGCACCCTTTTGTTTAGAAGACGATGGTGTTGCTTGTGATGATTGGCTAGGCGGAAATTGCACCTCCACATGCTCCCAATAGGAAGGAGACCGGGTCGTCGAACTTTCCCCGCAAGCACCCTTTCTTTTTACACCTTTATTCTTTCCAACCACAACCGGAGGTTTCAACGACGTAGAGTGTGGGAATGCAATCTGTCGCAGCTGTTCTCTAATTTGTGCTTTCATGGGGACATCGACTGTTCTCAAACGTtcctaaacaaaaaaaacaattataagtAATTATCATTCTAACacattatataaatagttattgataattttattagtGTTAGACTGTCGCGGTGATTTTCGGACGCCAAGCTATTGGTTAGCTTTGGTTCTCAAAAAATGATTCACCACCGAACTTTAATTTATCCAAGGGAAGGGAAAAAGATCGAATAAacccaaaattaaatttttagagaTTAAAAGGTTCGGGGGTTAGTTATACGAAGGGAAGGTATTAACACCCTAAGTATCTGTAGTACTCTACGGGAACCTCTTGTACTATATGTATTTTGTGCTAAAAAGGATTTGCTTGTAAATGattgtttataaataattgggataatgagaagaaaaagaaaatatatattttattaattttgatttgggAAGACGCAAGGTCTTTTGCACTACGTACCCGTTAAGGATCAAAATCCCGTAGTTCGGggtaaaaattgtaaaatggtttgtttGGTTGTTTTTTTAGGAGGAAAGACGAGTCGTCATCTTAAGTTTTAAACTCCTTTTAATCCACCACAAACATGCTAAAATGAGATTTTTGCTTCATAATAGGGAAGGGCTCTCACTCGGAATTCATCGTCGAGTATGCCACTAACTCTCCTAAATGAAGAAGAAATCAcatttttcattgttttaatGTTATGGGGAATATTAGAATTCTCGACCATAGAGATGACTAATGTCTAAACTCTTTTGtgaaaatgttttaaaattaaaagccaAGCGGCAAAAaggtttgaatttgttttttattttttagtttcttttgaaaaatatttaaacatgcTTAAGTGTATTAAAGCATTTATTTGGAAAAAAGGTTGAAAAAAAGTCTCCCGACGAAAGTCGAGGTTTATTAggaaaatatttctttttgaaaatatttttggtttattgaaagtttttgtttattatcttttttttttaaaaaaataaaagttatttttagcATCGATTACTCGGACCGCAAGCCATCCGGCAAGAAATCCAAAGTAACCGAGGGGTGGAAAGTCATCCGTCCGACCACTTCTCCTTTTTTGAAATCCTctttattagaaacaaaaagtttttttttcaaagggATAAGTGTAAATACGTGACACAAggttaatgaaaaaaatatttattcccTTGGATTTAGACACAAATATCATGAAGATAAAATTAcaacaaaagaataaaattgcaacatattttttggtatttttatatatgaaagaAAGTAACATTACAACATATTTGAGATTAACACAAAAGAGGAAACTAACATATTTTTGGCATTCtgataaagaaaacaaagaaatattttttaggTATTTTTAATGctgaatataaataaaagaaaataaaacaaaaaacaaaagggtAACAAAAAACCAAAAGGGGGGAGTCTAGATTCGAACACAGATCCCCTGTGTGACAAACCGATGTCACAACCACTGCACCAGCACGCGCGTTCTTGTTAACGCAATGcataaacaatttatttgtattaaaacacttatttaaaaatgaagaaaaccaGCAGAGCTACTGTTCATCGTCTTCCTCAtccaaaccaaaaaaattcaaatttcgtGTTTTTGATTCTTGCATCAAATTGGACATATAAATATACCATTTTGCTCAGAATTTCACAAGGAATGTAATGTTACCATCTAATTGAATTAAAAGTCAAAGAATAACACGAATTCTCGTCAAAACCCGAAAaccttattttttcttcaaaatgcaATTAAGTAGCATACATGAAAAATCAATGGAAAATAGATTCGGGGTTTCGTTCCCCACATTAAGGGCTACATGTTTTCTTCAATAATCTTTCAAAATGGTGCATATATGAAGGAGTTCAAAGTTTCGAAAATTTACCTATTGGAGCAAGGTCCAATGCCTCTTCTTTTCACTTACAGATGAGAAATAAAGATCTCTTTAGCTTCCTTGTACCTCCAGGAAGCTAATAGTATGCGTGGATTGCCTTGAAAGTTCCTGAATCTTTCTAACCAATTCAACTTGCAAGTGATGAAAAATGGAAGTTGGGAGATGGTGATGGAGGTGTTTCAGTTGATGATAAATGCATACAGAAGCTTTGTTATGATGTATTGATGATGTTTTGAtggaaaaaactcaaataaattgAATGGTTTAGAGATTTCgaaaatttggatttttgaAGTTCTTTAATGGAGTCTTTGAGTGAATTTCTGGTTTGTCTCCAAAGTTACAAAAGTGGTTGAAAAAGCTTTGTGGTTCCAAGATGAGATGGAGTGTACAAGGAGGCAAATAGGGAGGCTTTCTCTGAGTTTAGGGAGTTGCTTCTAAACATTAAGATGGAGTGTGATCAGAAGAAACAAGTTAGGAGCTCAATGCAAAAGTTGTTGGAGAAAAGTGAAACTTTAACAAAGTGTTTATGAACTTTATGCATGTTGCTTGGATAAAGCTTCAAGTCTTTGTGTAATGTATCAAGGGTCTGTGTAAAACACTCATTTTTCTGAGATTTAGAAGCAACATAGCCTGCAAAGGAAGCTCTCTTAGGTTTGGCAAGGGTTTGACTTGAAACTTGACATGAAATTGGACCTTTAAAAACAACTCTATCATGGCTATTTCATCACTTCGAAACTTGGTCCTCAAGCAAGGTAAATTCATGATCTTGGTACCATTGGAAATATGGCATGCTCctctacaactttcatgttgatcACGTTTCCTGAATCAATTGGGATTATAGAGAAAGCTGGACAACAAAAGTCAAAGTTTCAGCTGTTTGACACTTAGAAAAATTCTAAgtgtttttttgacaatttttacAATTTGACATCTCAAATTTGGAAGCTAGTATCTTCCAATATTCATGAGCTTTTGGTTTATAATTTCCACAATAATGAAGTACGCCGTGTACCCTTAAAATAAATCCCTCCAGCATGAAAAATGATTGCTTGAATTGATCACAAATTGTCCATAAAGTCATGCACTTGGTAAGCTCAAAACTCTTAGAAAAATTTCTAAGTGTTTGAGAATTTCAAAATTGATAAGACCTTGACTTTCCACTTtgatttcttccacttcaagaAACCTTTTGGCCTCAAATGTTCGTCAACTTGTAGTATCAAATGCCCTCTTTAAGATCAGCCATCAAGCATCTCAAATGGGTTTGTAGATTGTTCAAAATTGTCTTGTGAAGTTGCATGGATGATCATGAAGATTTGTACttagaaaatatttcaaaaccTAA
This portion of the Trifolium pratense cultivar HEN17-A07 linkage group LG3, ARS_RC_1.1, whole genome shotgun sequence genome encodes:
- the LOC123914860 gene encoding uncharacterized protein LOC123914860; translated protein: MPHNATFSTGQGHRDPVLYRQFLDNMQVYDFEFCPYDGHRHVRPLIDVCWFSGWLRSGPLKAKHLPERVLRQFSHVQGIPRDPAVAAPAGMSLLQIDRVFMEEVEMRMIDEEMRGPTVARAWNHVFGYISRFYKVSHPIMRLIAAPEPPPRPANLEALIEEHESQSIPDTLDICRNVRTELRRSLEANEALPGTPIYETVNRVLGFVEPAFLYRSRRRLPGRGRFDPHDAARRFNTQ